Proteins from a genomic interval of Posidoniimonas polymericola:
- a CDS encoding sigma-54-dependent Fis family transcriptional regulator, which translates to MSDLIPAASSSMWSALLKTLARGGPEEVPVVLAQAVVDQPGVDAVTLLRASPPEWEVLAAVGKTAPIELAAEALDAGRPCVQGEWSAAPLAGGVEVLLVRPAIEAGDLANLADLVGSCLAAGARLKSLQGKAERSATLLDLSRQWRLSDDLGQLLQSMADAACRLFDSDRASIFLWDSKSATLVGRPAIGIESGELRVPDSAGVVGEVLATGEPRRVSPGNDAHTIDHSIDAKTGYRTESLLAVPLQTASGEKLGVFELINKQSAPGFSLADQEGLLEFAEHASAVLAATQEFESLLERQELYVQEQASAIQLVGECPAIQALRSTVQRVADTDLSVLILGENGCGKEVVARLLHYNSKRRSAPFVAVNCAAIAETLLESELFGHEQGAFTDARETRAGKFELADGGALLLDEIGDMSLGGQAKLLRALEERKVVRVGGSVEIPVNVRVLAATNQDLAKLVREKRFREDLYFRLNVVTLELPPLRQRGDDLMLLADNFLRQFCRAAGRKKPVWTAEAKKLMAAHRWPGNVRELRNMMERLAYLSTGDKIESDDLAFIAAPNSGGDSLLDLGLPLGQATEEFQRRYIAQAIDQTRGNISQAAKLLGVFRTNLYRKMGSLGMEGHDAQE; encoded by the coding sequence ATGTCCGATCTCATCCCTGCTGCGTCCTCGTCTATGTGGTCCGCCCTGCTCAAAACCCTCGCGCGTGGTGGTCCGGAGGAGGTCCCCGTAGTGCTAGCCCAGGCGGTCGTTGATCAGCCTGGCGTCGACGCGGTGACGCTGCTGAGGGCTTCGCCGCCAGAGTGGGAAGTGCTGGCCGCTGTGGGGAAGACGGCCCCAATCGAACTGGCCGCCGAAGCGCTCGACGCGGGGCGCCCCTGCGTCCAGGGAGAGTGGTCCGCCGCGCCCCTGGCCGGCGGAGTCGAGGTGCTGCTCGTTCGGCCGGCGATCGAGGCAGGCGACCTCGCCAACCTGGCCGACCTGGTGGGGAGCTGCCTGGCGGCGGGAGCCCGGTTGAAAAGCCTGCAAGGGAAAGCGGAGCGGTCGGCCACGCTCCTGGACCTCAGTCGGCAGTGGCGGCTGTCCGACGACCTCGGGCAGCTCTTGCAGAGCATGGCGGACGCGGCGTGCCGGCTGTTCGATTCAGATCGGGCTAGCATCTTCCTGTGGGACAGCAAGTCCGCGACGCTCGTCGGCCGCCCCGCGATTGGCATTGAGAGCGGCGAGCTCCGCGTGCCGGACTCGGCCGGCGTCGTCGGTGAGGTGCTGGCGACCGGCGAGCCCCGTCGGGTTTCGCCCGGCAACGACGCTCACACCATCGACCACTCCATCGATGCGAAGACGGGGTACCGGACCGAGTCGCTGCTCGCGGTTCCACTGCAGACCGCCAGCGGCGAAAAGCTGGGCGTGTTCGAGCTCATCAACAAGCAGTCTGCCCCGGGGTTCTCCCTCGCGGACCAGGAGGGGCTGCTCGAATTCGCGGAGCACGCCTCGGCCGTGCTCGCCGCGACTCAGGAATTCGAGTCCCTCCTGGAGCGGCAGGAACTGTACGTTCAGGAGCAGGCGTCCGCGATCCAACTGGTAGGCGAGTGCCCCGCGATCCAGGCCCTGCGGTCAACGGTGCAACGCGTCGCGGACACCGACCTCTCGGTGCTGATCCTGGGAGAGAACGGGTGCGGCAAAGAGGTCGTGGCCCGACTGCTCCACTACAACAGCAAACGCCGCAGCGCGCCGTTTGTGGCGGTCAACTGCGCCGCCATCGCCGAGACGCTGCTCGAGAGCGAGCTGTTCGGGCACGAGCAGGGGGCCTTCACCGACGCCCGCGAGACCCGCGCGGGCAAGTTCGAACTGGCCGACGGCGGCGCCCTGCTGCTCGATGAGATCGGCGACATGAGCCTCGGCGGGCAGGCGAAGCTGCTGCGGGCGCTCGAGGAGCGGAAGGTCGTGCGGGTGGGCGGGTCGGTGGAGATCCCGGTGAACGTCCGCGTGCTGGCTGCCACCAACCAGGACCTCGCCAAGCTGGTCCGCGAGAAGCGGTTCCGCGAGGACCTGTATTTTCGGCTGAACGTCGTGACGCTCGAGCTGCCGCCGCTGCGACAGCGAGGTGACGATTTGATGCTGCTGGCCGACAACTTCCTGCGTCAGTTCTGCAGGGCCGCGGGGCGCAAAAAACCGGTGTGGACCGCCGAGGCGAAGAAGCTGATGGCGGCCCACCGGTGGCCGGGCAATGTCCGCGAGCTGCGGAACATGATGGAGCGGCTGGCCTATCTTTCGACCGGCGACAAGATCGAGTCCGACGACCTGGCGTTCATTGCCGCGCCGAACTCGGGGGGCGATTCCCTGCTCGACCTGGGCCTCCCGCTCGGCCAGGCAACCGAGGAATTCCAACGCCGCTATATCGCCCAGGCGATCGACCAGACGCGTGGCAATATCAGCCAGGCCGCGAAGCTGCTCGGGGTGTTCCGCACCAACCTGTACCGCAAGATGGGCTCGCTTGGCATGGAAGGCCACGACGCTCAGGAGTAG
- a CDS encoding HD domain-containing phosphohydrolase, which produces MQVLIAEDDRSSSIVLQGVLGALGYDVLAATDGQTAWELLRDNDCRIVISDWQMPRMDGLELCRRVRARDVGCYVYFILLTSRSGSHNLVEGLQAGADDFVTKPFDAEELRVRMKSAERVVSLESRDLIIFTLAKLAESRDPETGAHLERVREYVRILCKRLQDDKACRGKIDQDFIQLMYLSSPLHDIGKVGIPDNVLLKPGRLTDEEMDCMREHTVIGGTTLDAALASHPSASFLRVASEIAWTHHERYDGRGYPNGLAGKDIPLSGRIMALADVYDALTTKRVYKDAMSHETAREILLEGRGTQFDPAVVDAFLAGESDFLRIKKMLQDSEPLAPQATPALAPTAS; this is translated from the coding sequence ATGCAAGTCCTGATCGCTGAAGACGACCGCAGCAGCTCGATTGTCCTGCAGGGCGTGCTCGGCGCGTTGGGTTACGACGTGCTAGCCGCGACCGACGGCCAAACCGCTTGGGAACTGCTCCGCGACAACGATTGTCGGATCGTCATCTCCGACTGGCAGATGCCGCGGATGGACGGGCTCGAACTCTGCCGACGGGTCCGCGCTCGCGACGTCGGCTGCTACGTCTATTTCATCCTGCTCACCAGCCGGTCCGGGTCGCACAACCTGGTGGAGGGCCTGCAGGCAGGCGCCGACGACTTTGTCACCAAGCCGTTCGACGCCGAGGAGCTGCGGGTCCGCATGAAGAGCGCCGAGCGGGTCGTGTCGCTCGAGAGCCGCGACCTGATCATCTTCACCCTCGCCAAGCTGGCCGAGTCACGCGACCCAGAAACCGGCGCCCACCTCGAACGGGTGCGTGAGTACGTCCGGATCCTCTGCAAACGCCTGCAGGACGACAAGGCCTGCCGCGGCAAGATCGATCAAGACTTCATTCAGCTGATGTACCTGTCGAGCCCGCTGCACGACATCGGCAAGGTCGGCATCCCCGACAACGTGCTGCTCAAGCCCGGGCGGCTGACCGACGAGGAGATGGACTGCATGCGAGAGCACACGGTTATCGGAGGGACCACCCTCGACGCCGCGCTCGCCTCGCACCCGTCGGCGTCGTTCCTGCGGGTCGCCAGCGAGATCGCCTGGACCCACCACGAACGCTACGACGGCCGTGGCTACCCCAACGGCCTGGCGGGCAAAGACATCCCGCTGTCGGGCCGCATTATGGCTCTGGCAGACGTCTACGACGCCCTCACCACCAAACGCGTCTACAAGGACGCGATGTCCCACGAGACGGCCCGCGAGATCCTGCTGGAGGGACGGGGCACCCAGTTCGACCCCGCGGTGGTCGACGCGTTTCTCGCCGGCGAGTCGGACTTCCTCCGCATCAAGAAGATGCTGCAGGACTCCGAGCCATTGGCGCCGCAGGCGACGCCCGCACTTGCCCCCACCGCCAGCTGA
- a CDS encoding Hpt domain-containing protein yields MSSPQPPAIDLDELLGRCLGNLELAESAVSAFLEEFPSNYQQLDAAASRFEPTTLAAVSHRMKGAARNIGATPLGDMLASLEQLVDEAGHNEIRTLVDNIALEARRLEEALS; encoded by the coding sequence ATGAGCTCACCGCAGCCGCCAGCGATCGATCTCGATGAATTACTCGGGCGGTGCCTCGGCAACCTGGAACTAGCGGAGAGCGCTGTCTCGGCGTTTCTCGAAGAGTTCCCCAGCAACTACCAACAACTGGACGCCGCGGCTAGCCGGTTTGAACCAACGACGCTCGCGGCGGTCTCGCACCGGATGAAGGGCGCCGCGCGGAATATCGGCGCCACCCCGCTGGGCGACATGCTCGCCTCGCTCGAGCAGCTGGTCGACGAGGCGGGGCACAACGAGATCCGAACCTTGGTAGACAACATAGCCCTCGAGGCCCGTCGCCTCGAGGAAGCACTCAGCTGA
- a CDS encoding response regulator, giving the protein MTSRILFVDDEGIVLKSLNRALSTTYDITTAYSAEEALGLLADQKFAVIVTDMRMPGGDGMWLIRKASEICSHCQFIVLTGNCDDATRENAMATGKVFAFLNKPCPIELLEEQIEKAIAARMEAYQV; this is encoded by the coding sequence ATGACGAGCAGAATTCTTTTTGTCGACGACGAAGGCATCGTGCTGAAATCGCTTAACCGCGCGCTCAGCACCACCTATGACATTACGACTGCATACTCGGCCGAGGAGGCGTTGGGCCTGCTCGCCGATCAGAAGTTTGCCGTGATCGTCACCGACATGCGCATGCCCGGCGGCGACGGCATGTGGCTGATCCGGAAGGCGAGCGAGATCTGCTCCCACTGCCAGTTCATCGTGCTGACCGGAAACTGCGACGACGCCACCCGCGAGAACGCGATGGCGACCGGCAAGGTGTTTGCCTTCCTCAACAAGCCTTGTCCGATTGAGCTGCTCGAAGAGCAGATCGAGAAGGCGATCGCCGCCCGCATGGAGGCCTACCAGGTGTAG
- a CDS encoding class I SAM-dependent methyltransferase: MLDVEQVTLIDTFFREDVARLTGGLHSLSERVDTEAVARRDEAYEQLLSLLSDSREACRLLEQRLAGDEPALREVQQRFQEAIEPWFSQSWMMDRARTKPQGYAGDYAMLTSIYEAEPKSKGIGGLLDLFFLATELGRAVPARKDAVREFLAGEFEERSGDVRVLNVACGPCREFEDGVACPPQSNVSVTFVDYDEDSLAFAEQQLTQNPGPFEYSFVRYNALRMQAPKRFIEEHGLFDVIYSVGLCDYLSDRQLIAMFKGWKSMLRPGGVLYVAFKDRHRYDKTDYQWLTDWFFLEREEADCRRLFVEAGYSDADLGMSRDASGIILNFAARDSARRRIDSPHSVGPATAAVEDRTPNPEASR, translated from the coding sequence ATGCTCGACGTTGAACAAGTCACGCTGATCGATACCTTCTTCCGCGAAGACGTCGCCCGTCTCACAGGAGGGCTCCATTCACTCTCGGAGAGGGTCGATACCGAGGCCGTGGCGCGTCGCGACGAAGCGTACGAACAGTTGCTCAGCCTGCTCTCCGACAGCCGAGAGGCCTGCCGTCTCCTTGAGCAGCGGCTTGCCGGGGACGAGCCGGCGCTCCGCGAGGTGCAGCAGCGGTTTCAGGAGGCCATCGAGCCCTGGTTCTCTCAGAGCTGGATGATGGACCGCGCCCGGACCAAGCCGCAGGGCTACGCCGGCGACTACGCGATGCTGACCTCCATCTACGAGGCCGAGCCCAAGTCCAAGGGGATCGGCGGCCTGCTGGACCTGTTCTTCCTGGCCACCGAGCTCGGCAGGGCCGTGCCCGCTCGCAAGGACGCCGTCCGGGAGTTCCTGGCCGGTGAGTTTGAAGAGCGGTCGGGGGACGTGCGAGTGCTGAACGTGGCGTGCGGGCCGTGCCGCGAGTTCGAGGACGGCGTCGCCTGCCCACCGCAGTCCAACGTCTCGGTGACGTTCGTCGACTACGACGAGGACTCGCTGGCGTTCGCCGAGCAGCAGCTGACGCAGAACCCGGGCCCCTTCGAGTACAGCTTTGTACGCTACAACGCGCTGCGCATGCAGGCGCCCAAGAGGTTCATCGAGGAGCACGGCCTGTTCGACGTGATCTACAGCGTCGGTCTCTGCGACTACCTCAGCGACCGCCAGCTCATTGCGATGTTCAAGGGTTGGAAGTCGATGCTGCGGCCCGGCGGCGTGCTGTACGTCGCGTTCAAGGACCGTCACCGGTATGACAAGACGGACTACCAGTGGCTTACCGACTGGTTCTTCCTGGAACGCGAGGAGGCCGACTGCCGGCGGCTGTTCGTCGAGGCGGGCTACTCCGACGCCGACCTCGGGATGAGCCGCGACGCCTCTGGCATCATTCTCAACTTCGCCGCCAGAGACTCTGCGCGGCGTCGGATTGACAGCCCGCACTCGGTCGGGCCTGCGACAGCCGCCGTTGAGGACCGCACACCGAACCCAGAGGCGAGCCGCTGA
- a CDS encoding ATP-binding protein — MAEPLPQTADKGAQIRRKLTARTLVALAVSGGILLAEQLHTYQGLRHRLVDAELINSFGRQRMLSQRIAKHLYALRDANSTAPQLLDDLSRTQAEFDAGHQRLLDWIPEEEDPTRRMELERMAAQLTPIADKINNAVGAMTDRGGDAAEATPIDNELAGLIASCDEFCAMMEEVTGGQSTHLQANLGADAWTRTILQVSLLGGLAVLLIMLVIPTIAHAAESHRKLADELANSLVQQAKQEKLASEIRRMSALDHAVLETAADSIVVIDKTGTILSANGAAHRTFVAEPGSLVGSNVARLMPEPHAGNHDGYVRHHLDTGEKRIIGTTRELVARRLNGEAFPMELSVASTIVDGDVYFTGFVRDISERKRLELRLLQSEKLSSVGRLAAGIAHEMNTPLQFISVNTKFLQESLEALVKGPRRPIGEPARPSIDTDFCTMLECIDENIEGVTRLVDIVRSMQEFSHPGDLRNSSFDLNHCVESVLKISRNRWKHVACLDLRLGKDLPPCEGSSNEIGQVILNLIVNAADAIAEQRGVDPAELGSITIRTTQEGGNLLLEVGDDGPGIPADVLPQIFEPFFTTKPVGAGTGQGLAIAYDIVVNKHGGALDAESAVGAGCWFTVTLPVSRPDPAVQEVDSLVSPAAPETTAP; from the coding sequence ATGGCCGAGCCCCTCCCTCAAACAGCCGATAAGGGAGCGCAGATCCGGCGGAAGCTCACCGCGCGGACGCTCGTCGCCCTGGCAGTTTCTGGGGGGATCCTCCTGGCCGAGCAATTGCACACCTACCAAGGCCTGCGTCACCGGCTGGTGGACGCCGAGCTGATTAACAGCTTCGGTCGCCAGAGGATGCTGTCGCAGCGGATCGCGAAGCACCTGTACGCATTGCGAGACGCCAACTCCACCGCTCCCCAGCTGCTGGACGACCTCAGCCGGACGCAAGCAGAGTTCGACGCCGGCCACCAGCGGCTACTGGACTGGATCCCAGAGGAGGAAGATCCCACCCGCCGCATGGAACTGGAACGAATGGCGGCGCAGCTGACCCCGATCGCCGACAAGATCAACAACGCCGTCGGCGCAATGACTGATCGCGGCGGGGACGCCGCCGAAGCCACCCCGATTGACAACGAACTCGCCGGTCTGATCGCCTCGTGCGACGAGTTCTGCGCGATGATGGAGGAGGTCACCGGGGGACAGTCGACGCACCTCCAAGCAAACCTGGGGGCCGACGCCTGGACCCGCACGATCCTTCAGGTGTCGCTGCTGGGCGGGCTGGCGGTGCTGCTGATAATGCTGGTAATCCCCACGATCGCACACGCCGCCGAGAGCCACCGAAAACTAGCCGACGAGCTGGCGAACAGCCTGGTGCAGCAGGCCAAACAGGAGAAGTTGGCATCGGAGATCCGCCGGATGTCGGCGCTGGACCACGCCGTGCTCGAGACCGCCGCCGACTCGATTGTCGTGATCGACAAGACCGGGACCATCCTCAGCGCCAACGGCGCCGCCCACCGGACGTTCGTCGCAGAGCCAGGGTCGCTCGTCGGCTCGAACGTCGCGCGGCTGATGCCTGAGCCGCACGCCGGCAACCACGACGGCTACGTCCGCCATCACCTCGACACGGGCGAGAAGCGGATCATTGGCACCACACGAGAGCTGGTCGCCCGGCGGCTCAACGGCGAGGCGTTCCCGATGGAGCTATCGGTCGCGTCCACCATAGTCGACGGCGATGTCTATTTCACGGGTTTTGTTCGCGACATCAGCGAACGCAAGCGACTCGAGCTGCGGCTGCTGCAGTCCGAGAAGCTTAGCTCGGTGGGCCGACTCGCCGCCGGCATCGCCCACGAGATGAACACGCCGCTACAGTTCATCAGCGTCAACACGAAGTTCCTACAAGAGTCGCTTGAGGCCTTGGTGAAGGGACCCCGGAGACCGATAGGAGAACCCGCCCGTCCTTCGATCGACACCGATTTCTGCACCATGCTCGAGTGCATCGACGAGAATATCGAGGGCGTCACTCGGCTGGTCGACATCGTGCGGTCGATGCAGGAGTTCAGCCACCCGGGCGATCTGCGCAACAGCAGCTTCGACCTCAACCACTGCGTGGAGTCGGTGTTGAAGATCAGCCGCAACCGCTGGAAACACGTGGCGTGCTTGGACCTGCGGCTCGGTAAGGATCTACCTCCATGCGAGGGGTCTTCTAATGAGATCGGACAAGTGATCCTGAACCTGATAGTCAACGCGGCAGACGCCATTGCCGAGCAGCGCGGGGTCGACCCAGCCGAGCTCGGTTCCATCACGATCCGCACCACCCAGGAGGGGGGCAACCTGCTGCTGGAGGTAGGCGACGACGGGCCTGGCATCCCGGCCGATGTGCTGCCCCAGATCTTCGAGCCGTTTTTTACGACTAAGCCGGTCGGGGCCGGCACCGGACAGGGACTGGCGATTGCTTACGACATTGTGGTGAACAAGCACGGCGGCGCCCTCGATGCGGAAAGCGCTGTCGGTGCAGGATGCTGGTTTACCGTAACTCTGCCGGTTTCCCGTCCCGACCCTGCCGTGCAGGAAGTAGATTCTTTGGTGTCCCCGGCGGCGCCCGAAACCACAGCCCCTTAG